In Pseudothermotoga sp., the genomic window GGCTTGCACTCGCTGAAGTCTTTCCAAGATTCGTTGGAAATCCCACTTACGAATGGATACATCTGGACTTGAGACGGCGTTTCGGTATTGACGAAATTATTCGCAAAGACACAGCAGAGATCATCTGGAACAAGGCGAAAGAAAAATTGAAAAGTGAAGATATGAAACCTCAGAAGCTTTTGAAGAACATGGGAGTCGAAATCATGTGCACAACCAACGATCCTGCAGAAAATCTGCTCTACCATGAGCTCGCACGTGAAAGATTGGAGGGTATAAAGATACTTCCCACGTGGCGACCCGACAGATTTTGCAAAGTTCATTCACCCGATTTCAAAAAATTCATTTTGCAACTCGAACAGCGAACAAACATTTCGATCGCGAACTTTCACAACTTCGTCGATGCTTTGAAAAAAACGCACGATCGCTTCAATGAACTCGGATGCGTTTGTAGTGACCACGCCTTGCTCGAGCCATTAGTACACAGGGTTGATGAAAAGAAGGCAGCTCAGATTTTCGAAAAAGCTCTTAAGACACCGACTTCTTACGAAGAGCATTTAGAATTCCAATCTCACATGATCTACGTCTTCGCTGAATTAGACAGTGAGAAAAACTGGACTATGCAACTTCATATAGGTGCCATGAGAGATTACAGAACTAAGCTTTTCGAGAAACTCGGCCCAGACAGCGGCGGTGACATCATCGCAGGTTTCGTTGACGTGGCTAGAGGTATGAAAGAGTTTTTCAACGATTTTGATGGAAAAACGAAAATTGTTCTTTATTGCATGGACACGAGTTATCTGTCCGTGATGGCTACCATAGCGAGATCTTTCGAAAATGTTTTTCTTGGAGCACCTTGGTGGTTCAACGATAGTCCGTTTGGGATGAGATACCAGCTCGAATACATTGCCTCGGTAGACCTATTGAGCAACTTGGTTGGTATGGTGACGGACTCGAGGAAACTGATGTCTTATGGCTCACGCACAGAAATGTTCAGAAGAGTTCTTTGCGATGTGGTTGGAACGATGGTCGAGAGGGGACAGATACCTTTGAGGGAAGCCATAGAAGTATGCACAGAGCTTTGTTATAAAAGACCCAAATCGTTTTTCTTTGGGGGTTGATCAGCGTGGAATTCAGTGATAAAGATAGGAAAAAGATAGAAGAGAAATTGAAAGAAGGATATAACCTCATTGAGATCATAATCAAAGATAGGAATCGTTACGCCATTCTCGAGAAAAATGAGAATTACATTGCTCTAAAACTTTCAAAACTACCAAAAAGTGCTGAAAACGAACAGAAAGAATAACACCAACGTGTGTAAGAACTCAAACGTCGATGAGTGATTCAATGAGTTTCATCTGAGATCTCGAGCGTATTCTGATGGCATGCAAAGGATCTTTCCAATCTTCAGGTCGAACAAGCGCGAAGAGTTCGTAGGTTTTACCACCATGGCGGTGTCGAGTCCTTTACTCGTTCCTCCACAAGCAATGATCCATTCATCGGTTCTCACCAATCCAGCATCCGTTGCCATCAACGTTATCTCGACACAAACCTTTACCCCTTGACTAAAAAGCCTCAGCGCATCTGCAACTATCTCGGCAACGTGTATACCGCCATATTCCCTTCTGAAAGCCCTCTCCACGCTCGACAATGCGTGAGTTGCTGTGTGAACAACGTGCCCCATCTCAACAAGTTTTCTCTTGATCTCCGGCGAGAACTCATCGCAGTTTGGTTCTTTAAAGCCAACATGGTGTGTTATAACGATGAGCTTTACCCCTTTTGGAACCATTTCCAACGCTTTTTGGGCGCTGTAGCCCCGTGAAGATGCTAATAACACTTTCTTAGAATTTATTTTCAAAGCTTCCTCAAAGGCTATTCTCAAAGTTGCCTCAGTGTTGACCTCGCCTTCATCTTTGAACAACACCATGGGTTTCTCACCTCCTGATATACTAATAGTACCAAATGCGAACAAAATGGAGGTGAATTTCTTGGAAAAGATTTCAGTGGAAGATCTGCTCAAATTCAAATTCGTTTCAAACTTGGTTGTTTCACCAGATGCAAAAAAAGTGGTTTTCGTCGTGCACGAGATGAACGAACGAGATAACACTTACAACTCTAACCTTTGGATTTACGACGTCGAGAGAGAAAGGCTCTTTCAACTCACCTCTTCTAATTCCGACAGTTTGCCAATCTGGCTGGACGAATCTTCGATCCTGTTCACATCGATGAGAGATGAAAAAGACAAAAGGCGGAAAGAAAGTGGAGAACCGCTCACAGTTTTCTACATCATCGATGTGAATGGAGGAGAAGCTAAACGAGCTTTCGAAGTCCCTTTTTATGTCAAACAACTGAAGAAAATGAACGAAAATTTCCTTTTGTTCACAGCTTTGTACGATCATAGGCTCGGAGACTTTTCGAAGATGTCGAACGAAGAGAAAGAAAAAATCCTCAAGTTTCTGAAAGAAGAAAAAGATTATGAAGTGTTGGATGAGATACCTTTCTGGTCCAACGGTTCTGGATTTACTAACAAAAAGAGGATAAGATTATACACCTACGATCTCAGGTCCAACCAAATACGAGCCGTGAGCGACGAACTATCGAACGTGGAATACTTTTCGGACAGCGAAGACGGTAAAACGATTCTCTACACGGCTAACAGGTTTGAAAACGTCATGGTGAGGAGCAATGATCTTTACCTTTACGATTTAGAAAAGGATAGATCCACTAGACTAACCCACACGGAGGGGTTCAGATACTTCTTTGCCGAGCCGTTCAACGGTCATCTCGTCTTCGCCGGCAGCGATATGAAAAATTATGGAATCAATGAAAATCCCAAATTCTACTTGCTCGATCCTTCGTCAGGAACGGTCAAGTTGATCACACCAGATTTCGATGCGAGTCTATACAACAGTGTGAACAGTGACTGCAGGTATGGTTCACTCAGGACAATCAAAGTCGATCAAGGATTCCTCTACTTTGTGAGTACGCAATGGCACAGTTGCCAACTTTACAGGCTGGATCTTTCCGGCAAGATAGAAAAACTCACCGAAACGGAAGGTTCAGTGGATGGTTTCGACGTCGTTCGTGGAAGGATCTTCTTCGTTGGTATGAAAAATCTGAAACTCCAGGAAATCTATGAACTTTCCGGTGAAGAAAGACAAATCACATTTTTCAACGAGTGGGTTCAAAAAGAAAGATCCATTTCGAAACCAGAACGCTTTACTTTTACGAGTGAGGATGGGACACTCCTGGAAGGTTGGGTAATGAAACCGATAGGCTTTCAGCCCGAAAAGAAATATCCCGCAATTTTGCAGATACACGGTGGACCAAAAACAGTTTATGGTGAAGTTTTCTTCCACGAAATGCAATTACTCGCAAATGAAGGCTACTTCGTGTTGTACTGTAATCCTCGAGGCAGTGACGGGAGAGGAAACGCATTCGCAGATATACGTGGAAAATACGGAACTATAGATTATGAGGACATAATGAGTTTCTTGAATGAATCACTGAAGAGATATCCTTTCATCGATGAGACAAGAATCGGTGTGATTGGCGGTTCTTATGGGGGATTCATGACTAACTGGATCGTTGGACATACGGATCGTTTCAAAGCAGCTGTTTCTGACAGAAGCATCGCGAATTGGATAAGCAAGTTCGGCACCACGGACATCGGTTATTTCTTCGTGGAAGATCAGCACATCGCAACGCCTTGGAGCAATTTTGAAAAACTCTGGTTTCACTCACCAATGAAGTACGCCGATAAAGCGAAGACTCCTACACTTTTCATCCATTCCGAAGAAGATTACAGGTGCTGGCTGGTTGAAGGATTACAAATGTTCACATCGTTGAAGTTCCACGGTGTCGATGCAAAGCTCGTCATGTTCAGAGGTGAAAATCACGAATTGAGTAGAAGTGGAAAACCACTACACAGGATCAGAAGATTGAAAGAAATCGTTGGTTGGTTCAACAAACATCTAAAATGAGGGGGCAGCATGCCCCTTCATTTTAGGAAAGATATCAGCGTGGTATCATCACGTCGATCGACGTTCTGATTGATCATGTTCACGTTTATTTTCGATCCTCACCGGTGTTGATGAGAACGTGATCTGGCTTTCCTAAAGATTGCCATTCTGCATAGTTAGCGAATATTGACCGAAGCTGATTTTGCAGAAGCTGAATTCTTCATCCAATCAGTAGACCTTTTGTGCGTTAAGATCACCACAGTTGGATTGGCTCGGTCAGTTTCGAAGAGTGCCAAGAGCATGTGTGAAACACCTCCGGCTCGATCGATCATTCTTCCTGTGATATCTCATAGATGATCGTACTTTGCGTAAATGACTGAGTTACATGATACCGCTTGCGCATTTGTTGATAGTCTGAACTGATTTTTGATCTATCTTGACAGGTTAAAGTCCAACACAATCGAGCCACCTGGTTCAACGTGGAATCTTTGCAAAGGACACTTCAACGATCTTGAGCTCACCCTGGGTGGGTGTGATTCACCGTTGGTAGTTATCGTTGTATTCGAAATATTCAATATCAATTGACCGTAAGCTTCCATCGGTACCTCGCCAACTCGAATTTCCGTTCCAACGAAAGAAAATTAACCACTGTTGGTTCGTCGTTTATCATCATCGTTTCTTCCTCGTTCAACAGTAAAATTTATCGATTGGAAGAACCTTATCTATGAGATGCACACCGATCTCATCCGACTGTTGACTCTGCGACTGTTCTTCATAGAATCTTTAGAATCTTTAGAATCTTTAGCTTTGTTGAACAATCAGACTAAAACACGCAATCGTTAGGAAGATAACAACTAAACTCGTCAAGAAGAGTGTTTTGAACACACTGGTCATTCCCTTCAAATAATAACAAATGCATTTTATTGAAGTTTCACCAAGAAGTTGTTCCAATCGGTACCAACTCAGTTACAATAGAATAGTAAATGGGAGGGATGCTATGAGGGAGATGACGAAGAAATTCCTTGAGGATGCTTTCGCGGGTGAAAGCATGGCACACATGAAGTATCTCATCTTCGCAGACGAGGCTGAAAAGAAGGGATTAAAAAATCTCGCTAACCTTTTCAAGGCCATCGCATATGCAGAGTTCGTTCATGCGCGAAATCATTACAGAGAACTCGGAAAAATCTATCAGCAACTGGAACAAAACGTTCAACAATGTATTGATGGTGAAACCTTTGAAATCAACGAAATGTATCCAGTCTACAACCACACAGCACAATTTCAAGGAGAAAAGGGAGCTGAGAGATCCACGCGTTTTGCTTGGGAAGCTGAAAAGATCCATGCAGAGATGTACAAACTCGCCAAGAAACTTGTCGAAGAAGGCAAAGATTATGCGACCAGTAGGATCTATATCTGTCCAGTTTGTGGTCACACGGTGGAGAATGAACCACCGGAAAAGTGCCCTGTTTGTGGGGCTCCGAAGAGTTCTTACGTTTCTTTCTCCGCATGAAAGGAGGTTTTGAAGATGCCCTTGTCGCAGTTCATAAAGACTGAAGATTTCAAGAAAGAAAAGCATGTTCCAGTGATCGAGGCACCAGACAAAGTGAAGGCCAACGAGAAAGTTGAGATCACGGTAACAGTTGGTAAAGAGATCCCTCATCCCAACACGACCGAGCACCACATAAGTTGGATCAAGTTGTTCTTCCAACCTGATGGGGATCCTTACGTTTACGAGGTGGGTAACTACGAGTTTTTGTCTCATGGAGCCACGGTGAAGGGACCAAACACGGGCGCTGTCTATACAGAACCTTGCATCAAAACGTTTGTAAAGCTTTCCCAACCTGGTACTCTCATCGCACTTTCTTACTGCAACATACACGGTCTGTGGGAGAGTAGTAAGAGGATCGCGATCGAGTGAGGCCTCCTTGGGCCTCACTTTTCCGATTCGAGTTCTCTAGGGTATGGATTCAAATATTTTTGGTTCAGAAGATAGTTGTCCTCAAAATTCAGTGCATAGATTCGAAAAACTTCCCTGATCGTTTTCAAGCTGATCTTCCCTCGCGAAAATTCTTCCAACAGCCTAGACATGTTCTCCTGCTCTTTCTCCCTCAGCTTTTCTTTCAAATGTGAATAGAGATGCTGTAATACATTGTAATGCTTACCCAATGTTGGTTTGACCGAGAAAGCTTTATTGAAAAGTTCGCTGTAAAGCGACACGATTTCCTTCATGGGAGCAACTTTCAAATTGGAGACCAATTTTCCAAGCTGCCGCAACAGGGAGGGACTATGTGCCATGAGTAAATATTTGTAACTTTCATGGAACTGGACCAGTTCTAGTTTATTGAATGATCTTGATTTCAAATCTGCACTCGAAAAAATTCTGGTCAAGAAATGCTCACGAATCCAATAGCTTTTCAACCTACCTTCGTCAGCGAATGCTGAATTGGGGAACTTCTCCATAGCCAACTCTGCAAAAATTCCGACAGTTTTTATAACAATCTTTTCTCCACGCAGGATTTTGTACGCAACAGCATCAGCGATGGCGCACGATGGAGATTTTTTCTTCAGCACGAATCCATCGATCTCTTTGAGTTGATTCAGAAAAACTTCACTGAACATTTTGATCGAATCTGTCACATCTCGACCCATGTCGGTTTGAATCACACGCTTTTCATCGTTCTGGAAAACTATCTTGATCGCAGGCCTAGGAACCCCAAAACCAGCACCAACTTCCGGGCATACTTTCACAACTTCAACATATTTGGAAAGTTTTTCACAGAACTCATCTTTGATCAGCTGGCCATTGTACCTAACTGGCTCAAAATTCAAACAAGCCGAGAAAACCACCTTTGGTCTTGCAAAAACCTCTCGCACATTGCCCACCTCCAATTGTTATGGCGAGCCAAATGTATAATTTACTAGTGGTAAGGTGCATCACCACAAAAAGTCGTTTTAAATAGAGACAATGATCCTTCTTGAGCTGTTCCTCAGAATTATTTTAGAATTTTCTCATGAACATGAATACAAATTTAAATACAAATTTAACGGTATAAGAATACATTTGTGGCGGAAGATCTTCAAAGAGGAGGGGTGAAGTGTGAAGAAGTTACTCACAGTTTTATTGTTGTTCGCCTCCATCGTGTTAGTCCTTGCACACGTAAAAAACGTCATCTATTTCATAGGTGATGGCATGGGTTTCAACCACGTTTACTTGGCAAGCATTCTCGAAGGACGACCTCTCAACATGATGAAAACTCAATATGTAGGCATAGTGAGAACTTTCTCGGCCAATACGTGGGTCACGGACTCAGCAGCTGCCGGTACAGCTTTGGCGTCTGGATTCAAGACGAAAAACGGTATGATTGGTATGCTACCCAACGGTGAACCTGTACCTTCCATAGCCGAAGTACTCAAATCCTACGGTGTTAAGGTGGGAATAGTTGTTACGTGTAGAATCACTCACGCTACCCCTGCCGCTTTTTATGGTCACGTGCCAGACAGAGACATGGAAAACGAGCTAGCTGAACAGTTGATTAAGAGTGATTTCGATGTGATCATGGGTGGTGGTTTGAGACACTTCATACCCGCCTCAGTCAAGGGAAGCAGCAGGAAAGATGAAAAAGACTTGTTGGCACTAGCCAAGGAAAGAGGCTACACGTTGGTCACGAAAAAGAGTGAGCTGGCACAGATCACTTCAGGAAAGGTCCTTGCACTTTTTGCCTCGAGTCACCTCGCTCCAGCGAGCGAGCGTACGGGTGAACAACCTATGCTCTACGAAATGGTTCAAAAGGCTCTCGAACTACTTTCAAAGGATGGTGAACCCTTCTTCCTCATGGTGGAAGGTTCCCAAATCGATTGGGAAGCTCACGGTAACGACCCATATGGTGTGTGGAAGGAAGTTGTAGAATTCGACAAAGCAATCGGTGTGGCTCTCGAATTTGCGAAGAAAAATCCTGACACTCTTATCATCGTCACATCTGACCATGAAACTGGAGGACTTTCTACTTCTACTGGTACGTATATGCTGGAAGTCGAAAAGCTGAGAAAATTCAAGGCGAACACCGATTGGTTCCTTGCCAGGTACAACATAGACGAGAAGCAAAAATTTTTGGCTGGAGTGAAAGAATACTACGACATTGAGATGACAGATGAAGAGTATGAACAACTTTTGAACATCAAGAAGACCGCTAAAACCGCTTATGACTTGCCCAATGCTTTTGGAAGATACATCAGTTCGAAAGCATTGCTCGGCTGGACTACGTTCGATCATACGGGTGATCCCGTTCCCCTGTTCGCTTTTGGTCCAGGTGCGGAACACTTCACAGGTTGGCTTGACAATACAGACATTCCACGCACCATTGCAAGGTTGATGGGCTATCCTCTCACCTATCCAATCCAAAAAGAACCAATCATTACAGGGCCTGTGTTGTACTGATCTTGAAATGGAACAGTGGGTGGGCGCACGCCCACCTTTTTGTTAACTCAACACGTTTTTCAGAGAAAACGAGAGTTTTTCTGAAATTAAAAGGAATATCTTCCAAGATTTCGTTGTTTTTACTCTTTATTCATTTATTTCCCGTGTCTATTGATGTTGACAAGATATATTTCTGTATGGTTAATTTAAATTCGGAAGTTGCCGGTAACGTTACCGATAATCTAAAAGGGGGGATATTTCTATGAGGAAACTGCTCGTACTGTTCTTCGTATTGTTCACGCTCTTACTCTTCGCAAAAGAACGCATAGTGATCAACAGTTACATGTCAGATCCTGCGCCCAGAAAGGCTTTGGCAGAACTCGTTGAGATGTTTCAGAAGAAATATCCAGAGTACGAAGTAGTCGTGAACACCTTTGCTCATGAAGATTTCAAAGTGCTTCTGAGAACGTGGCTCGCTTCACCGAAAGGTACAGCAGATGTGGTGACATGGTTCGCTGGAGAGAGAATGCGCTATTTTGCACAAATGAATCTCATCACACCGGTGGAAGAAGTATTCAAAGGAGCCAAATGGGAAGATTTCTTCCCCGCATCCTTTAAAAGCACATGTTCCTACAAAGACAAGATCTATTTTATACCACAAAGCTGGTATTGGTGGGGCGTGTATTATAGGAAATCAGTGTTTGAAAAGCTTGGGATCAAGGAACCAAAAACCTGGGACGAGTTCCTGCAAGTTTGTGAAACGCTGAAGAAAAACGGTATCGTACCCATAGCGATTGGAACCAAATTTCCATGGACGGCCGCAGGATGGTTCGACATATTGAACTTGAGGATCAACGGCTTAGACTACCACATAGCGCTCACTGCTGGTGAGGTTCCTTACACTGATCCAAAACTCATGAAGGTCTTCGAGTATTGGAGTCAGATCATAGACAAAGGATACTTGTTACCAAACCACACAGCTTACGAATGGCAAGAAGCAGCCACTTTCCTGTTCAGGGGCCAGGCGGGTATGTACTACATGGGTCAGTTCATAAAGGACGTCGCTCCAGCTGAAGTTAAAGACGATTTAGATTTCTTCAGATTCCCAATCATTGATCCCTCTATACCCCTCTATGAAGAAACACCTATCGACGGTTTCATGATTCCAGCAAATGCTCCAAACAAGAATGGAGCTATAGCATTCTTGAGATTCATCGCCTCGAAAGAAGCGCAGGAAAAGTTCGCTAAGGATCTTGGAAGACTTGCTGCTAACGTGGCAGTTGCGCCTCCGGACGATCACGCGAGAAAAGGTCTCGACATGATTCTAGCTTCTTCTGGTGTGGCACAGTTCTACGATAGGGATACCAATCCAGAGATGGCCGAGGTCGGTATGAACGCATTCATCGAATTCATGCTCAATCCAAAAAGAATTTCTGACATACTGAGAAAACTCGAAAGTGAGAGAAAAAGAATCTACGCTAAATGATCTTTCCCCACGGGCCGAGTGCCCGTGGGTTTTCGAGGTGAAAGAATGAGAAAGAGATTGACACCTTATCTTTTCTTGACGGGGCCTTTAGCCCTGTATTTCATCTGGGTCATCTATCCCATCTTTCGTACTTTCATAGTGAGCTTCACACGTTGGGACGGTATGACTAAGGAAAAGTTCGTTGGTTTAGACAACTTTGTGTTGTTGTTCAATGATCGGTATTTTATTTTGTCTTTGATCAACAATTTCAAATGGATGATCGGTTTTGTGATCTTGTCGATACCACTTGGCTTGTTATTCGCGATGTTGATGGATCAAAAATATCCAGGTCACAAAGTGTACAAGTCACTCATCTATCTCCCCATGGCTCTATCTTTCGTCGTTATAGGTCAAATATGGTCATGGATACTCGAACCTACCGGGGGGATAGTGAACAGTTTTCTAAGATACATAGGACTTGGGACCCTTGCAAAGCCGTGGTTGAGCGATCCAAAGATTGTCACGTACTCTCTGATCTGGGCTGCACTGTGGAGACAGATACCTTACGCGATGGTGCTCTTTCTTGCAGGACTTCAAAGTGTCAATAAAGAGCACGTAGAGGCGGCTATCGTTGACGGTGCTAATGCGTTTCAAAGGTTTTGGTACGTGATACTCCCAGAACTCAGACCGGCCTTGGTCATAGCAGTGACGGTGAACATCATTGATTCCCTGAGAGCTTTCGACATAGTTTTCGTCATGACGCGTGGTGGACCATTCTATTCATCCAGTGTGATGGCGAATTACATGTACATACAAGCATTCCACAATTACAGAATGGGTTACGGTGCGGCCATAGCTGTGGTACAGTTCCTCATCACGCTTGGTTTCATCCTTGTCTACGTTCTCAACGTACTCAAGAGGGAGGAAAGGTTATGAAAAGAAAATGGAAAGCCGTTGCCTTCTATGCGCTGTGTACTTTGATAGCTATCATCTGGATGGTACCATTCATGGTCGCGATCTTCACATCTTTCAAAACCATGGATGAGATCTTCATGCTCAGGAATTTTTGGTCTCCGCCCAAAACGTGGACGTTCGAAAATTTCAAAATTGCTTGGAGAGAAGGAAGAATGGGACGTTATTTTTTCAATACAGCTATCGTAACGTCTGTCTCGGTGGCCGGTACGCTTTTCCTCTCCAGTCTCAGTGCTTACGCGTTGGCTTGGTACGAGTTCAAGTTTCGAACGGCGATTCTCATGGTTTTCGTCGCTGGTATGCTCATACCCTTTCAAATGCTGCTCATACCGGTATACAGATTCTCTGTTGTGACTGGACTATATGATACTTTGATCGGTGTTATCCTGTTCCACGTTGCTTTTCAGCTTGGCTTCTGCACTTTCTTTCTAAGAAATTTCATGGTGACGATACCTTCCAGTTTGTTCGACGCAGCGAAGATGGATGGAGCCGGCGATTTCATGATATACTCAAAAATCGTTATGCCATTGGTCAAACCTGCGGTGGCCGCCCTGGGGATCTTGGAGTTCACATGGATATGGAACGATTATCTGTGGTCTTTGATATTACTGCAGAGTGATGCCAAGAAAACTGTGACAATCGGTCTCACAACACTTCAGGGACAATGGATCAGTAGTTGGAACATAATAGCGGCTGGTGCTCTACTTGCAGCGACGGTTCCCGTTGTAGTGTTTTTGATCTTCCAAAGATACTTCATCCAAGGTCTCACTTTGGGTAGCATTAAAGGGTGAGGAGGGATTCCATGCAGATCTATGGTGCAGATTATTACCCAGAACATTGGGAAGAAGAAGACTGGAAGGAACATGTCAAGATCATGAAAGAAATTGGCATTGAATGGGTGAGGATCGGAGAATTTGCCTGGTCTTTCGTGGAACCTGCTGAAGGCAAGTACGATTTTTCAAAGCTCGAAAAAGCGATGAAATTTCTGAAAGATTCAGGCATAAAGATCATCGTTGGGACTCCGACAGCTGCTCCACCCAATTGGTTGGTGAAAAAGTATCCTCACATTCTTCCTGTGGACAAATATGGAAGACAAAAAGGGCCTGGTAGTAGGAGACATTACTGTCCAGCCAACGAAATCTATCGAGAATATTCCAGGAAAATCGTAGAGAAGTACGCAGAACATTTTTCACCTTACGCTGATATGTGGCAGATCGATAACGAGTTCGGTTGCCACGACACGACTCTTTGTTACTGCGAGGCTACCAGAAAGGCGTTCATCAAATGGCTCAAGAGTAAATACAAAACGCTCGAAGAGTTGAACTATCGTTGGGGAAACAGGTTTTGGAGTCAAACGATCGGTGATTGGGACGAAATATTCTTGCCCACCAATACGCCTGCTTTTGAGAATCCACACATGGTACTCGATTTCTACAGATTCTCAACGGATATTCATATAGATTACATGAACATGCAAATTGATATCATCAAAAAATATTCGGACAAGCCCATCACACACAACTTGATGGTCGACTTCTTTGACATCGATTACAAGAAACTCTCTAAGAATATCGACCTGGTGAGCTTTGACAACTATGTACCAACACCACTGTACGATCCATTCAGACAATCGATCAACCACGATTTGATGAGATCTTTGAAGAAACAGCCGTTCCTTGTTATGGAACAACAACCTGGCAGGGTGAATTGGAAGAGTGTGAACGAGAATTATCCAGAAGGTCAAGTGAGACTCTGGATCAAGCAGTCGTACCTTCACGGATCGCTGGGTGTACTTGTGTTCAGGTTTGATCAAATCCATTGGGGCGCGGAACAGTTCCATGGAGCATTGCTCGACTATTCAGGTAGAAAGACGGTCAGGTGCGATGAGTTTTCTCAAGTGAAGTTAGAAACAAACGATGTAATCGAACCGAAAAAAGAAGTGGCTGTTTATTTTTCGTACGAAAACTGCTGGATGCACAGAATAAACCATATCAACAGAAATTTCGATTATTGGTCAGCGATACTCGAAATCTACAGAGCTGTACGGAAGCTCGGCTACAATGTTGATTTTGTCTTTGAAGATGACGAGATTCAATCATATCAACTTTTGATTGTTCCATACGCCATGTACCTACCTGAGGTTTTCATTGAAAAGATTAAAGCCTTTAATAAACCAGTGATAATGACCTGCATGAGCTCCATTAAGGATGAACACAACTGGTTGAGGAAGGAGTTTCCACATGGCCTTCAAGACATACTCGGTTTGGAAATCATCGACTTTGGAGGCTTGGACAACGTCAATGTCAATTTCTTGGGTTTGAACTTGAAAGGAACTGTCTGGTGCGATAAAATTGTTCTCAAAGGTGCTGAGGTGATGGGTGTATTCAAAAACGGTCCATTCGCCGATTGGCCTTGTGTAACGAAGAGTGGTAACAGATACTACGTAGCGACCGTGATGAGCGAAGAATTCTTCCTGGTCTTGTTAGAAAGGCTGATTCCAGCAAAATTCG contains:
- a CDS encoding beta-galactosidase — its product is MQIYGADYYPEHWEEEDWKEHVKIMKEIGIEWVRIGEFAWSFVEPAEGKYDFSKLEKAMKFLKDSGIKIIVGTPTAAPPNWLVKKYPHILPVDKYGRQKGPGSRRHYCPANEIYREYSRKIVEKYAEHFSPYADMWQIDNEFGCHDTTLCYCEATRKAFIKWLKSKYKTLEELNYRWGNRFWSQTIGDWDEIFLPTNTPAFENPHMVLDFYRFSTDIHIDYMNMQIDIIKKYSDKPITHNLMVDFFDIDYKKLSKNIDLVSFDNYVPTPLYDPFRQSINHDLMRSLKKQPFLVMEQQPGRVNWKSVNENYPEGQVRLWIKQSYLHGSLGVLVFRFDQIHWGAEQFHGALLDYSGRKTVRCDEFSQVKLETNDVIEPKKEVAVYFSYENCWMHRINHINRNFDYWSAILEIYRAVRKLGYNVDFVFEDDEIQSYQLLIVPYAMYLPEVFIEKIKAFNKPVIMTCMSSIKDEHNWLRKEFPHGLQDILGLEIIDFGGLDNVNVNFLGLNLKGTVWCDKIVLKGAEVMGVFKNGPFADWPCVTKSGNRYYVATVMSEEFFLVLLERLIPAKFVASDVDSVQMSDKLLLLNLKGLKNTVWSSSKKLVMEPFETREV
- a CDS encoding carbohydrate ABC transporter permease, coding for MKRKWKAVAFYALCTLIAIIWMVPFMVAIFTSFKTMDEIFMLRNFWSPPKTWTFENFKIAWREGRMGRYFFNTAIVTSVSVAGTLFLSSLSAYALAWYEFKFRTAILMVFVAGMLIPFQMLLIPVYRFSVVTGLYDTLIGVILFHVAFQLGFCTFFLRNFMVTIPSSLFDAAKMDGAGDFMIYSKIVMPLVKPAVAALGILEFTWIWNDYLWSLILLQSDAKKTVTIGLTTLQGQWISSWNIIAAGALLAATVPVVVFLIFQRYFIQGLTLGSIKG
- a CDS encoding sugar ABC transporter permease, coding for MRKRLTPYLFLTGPLALYFIWVIYPIFRTFIVSFTRWDGMTKEKFVGLDNFVLLFNDRYFILSLINNFKWMIGFVILSIPLGLLFAMLMDQKYPGHKVYKSLIYLPMALSFVVIGQIWSWILEPTGGIVNSFLRYIGLGTLAKPWLSDPKIVTYSLIWAALWRQIPYAMVLFLAGLQSVNKEHVEAAIVDGANAFQRFWYVILPELRPALVIAVTVNIIDSLRAFDIVFVMTRGGPFYSSSVMANYMYIQAFHNYRMGYGAAIAVVQFLITLGFILVYVLNVLKREERL
- a CDS encoding ABC transporter substrate-binding protein, with product MRKLLVLFFVLFTLLLFAKERIVINSYMSDPAPRKALAELVEMFQKKYPEYEVVVNTFAHEDFKVLLRTWLASPKGTADVVTWFAGERMRYFAQMNLITPVEEVFKGAKWEDFFPASFKSTCSYKDKIYFIPQSWYWWGVYYRKSVFEKLGIKEPKTWDEFLQVCETLKKNGIVPIAIGTKFPWTAAGWFDILNLRINGLDYHIALTAGEVPYTDPKLMKVFEYWSQIIDKGYLLPNHTAYEWQEAATFLFRGQAGMYYMGQFIKDVAPAEVKDDLDFFRFPIIDPSIPLYEETPIDGFMIPANAPNKNGAIAFLRFIASKEAQEKFAKDLGRLAANVAVAPPDDHARKGLDMILASSGVAQFYDRDTNPEMAEVGMNAFIEFMLNPKRISDILRKLESERKRIYAK